A region of Leishmania mexicana MHOM/GT/2001/U1103 complete genome, chromosome 8 DNA encodes the following proteins:
- a CDS encoding stress-induced protein sti1 gives MDATELKNKGNEEFSAGRYVEAVNYFSKAIQLDEQNSVLYSNRSACFAAMQKYKDALDDADKCISIKPNWAKGYVRRGAALHGMRRYDDAIAAYEKGLKVDPSNSGCAQGVKDVQVAKAREARDPIARVFTPEAFRKIQENPKLSLLMLQPDYVKMVDAVIRDPSQGRLYMEDQRFALTLMYLSGMKIPNDDDDEEERPSAKAGETAKRREERALTDNEREALALKEEGNKLYLSKKFEEALTKYQEAQGKDPKNTLYILNVSAVYFEQGDYDKCIAECEHGIEHGRENHCDYTIIAKLMTRNALCLQKQKKYEVAIDLYKRALVEWRNPDTLKKLTECEKEHQKAVEEAYIDPEIAKQKKDEGNQYFKEDKFPEAVAAYTEAIKRNPAEHTSYSNRAAAYIKLGAFNDALKDAEKCIELKPDFVKGYARKGHAYFWTKQYNRALQAYDEGLKVDPSNADCKDGRYRTIMKIQEMASGQSADGDEAARRAMDDPEIAAIMQDSYMQLVLKEMQNDPTRIQEYMKDSGISAKINKLISAGIIRFGQ, from the coding sequence ATGGACGCAACTGAGCTGAAGAACAAGGGGAACGAAGAGTTCTCCGCCGGCCGCTATGTGGAGGCGGTGAACTACTTCTCAAAGGCGATCCAGCTGGATGAGCAGAACAGTGTCCTCTACAGCAACCGCTCCGCCTGCTTCGCAGCCATGCAAAAGTACAAGGACGCGCTAGACGACGCCGACAAGTGCATCTCGATCAAGCCGAATTGGGCCAAAGGCTACGTGCGCCGAGGCGCAGCTCTCCATGGCATGCGGCGCTACGACGATGCCATTGCCGCCTACGAAAAGGGGCTCAAGGTGGACCCTTCcaacagcggctgcgcgcagGGCGTGAAGGACGTCCAGGTAGCCAAGGCCCGCGAAGCACGTGACCCCATCGCTCGCGTCTTCACCCCGGAAGCGTTCCGCAAGATCCAAGAGAATCCCAAGCTGTCTCTGCTTATGCTGCAGCCTGACTACGTGAAGATGGTGGACGCCGTCATACGCGACCCTTCCCAGGGCCGGCTGTACATGGAAGACCAGCGCTTTGCCCTGACGCTCATGTACCTGAGCGGGATGAAGATTCCCaacgatgatgatgatgaggaGGAACGTCCGTCTGCAAAGGCGGGAGAGACAGCGAAgcgaagggaggagagggctCTCACCGACAACGAGAGGGAGGCCCTGGCGctcaaggaggaggggaacaAGCTGTACCTCTCGAAGAAGTTTGAGGAGGCGCTGACTAAGTACCAAGAGGCGCAGGGGAAAGACCCCAAGAACACTTTGTACATTCTGAACGTCTCGGCCGTGTACTTCGAGCAGGGGGACTACGACAAGTGCATCGCCGAATGCGAGCACGGTATCGAGCACGGTCGCGAGAACCACTGCGACTACACAATTATTGCGAAGCTCATGACCCGGAACGCCTTGTGCCTCCAGAAGCAGAAGAAGTACGAGGTCGCCATCGACCTTTACAAGCGCGCCCTTGTCGAGTGGCGTAACCCCGACACCCTCAAGAAGCTGACGGAGTGCGAGAAGGAGCACCAAAAGGCGGTAGAGGAGGCCTACATCGATCCTGAGATCGCGAAGCAGAAGAAAGACGAAGGTAACCAGTACTTCAAGGAGGATAAGTTCCCCGAGGCCGTGGCAGCGTATACGGAGGCCATCAAGCGCAACCCTGCCGAGCACACCTCCTACAGCAATCGTGCCGCCGCGTACATCAAGCTTGGAGCCTTCAACGACGCCCTCAAGGACGCGGAGAAGTGCATTGAGCTGAAGCCCGACTTTGTTAAGGGCTACGCGCGCAAGGGTCATGCTTACTTTTGGACAAAGCAGTACAaccgcgcgctgcaggcgtACGATGAGGGCCTCAAGGTGGATCCGAGCAACGCGGACTGCAAGGATGGACGGTATCGCACAATCATGAAGATTCAGGAGATGGCCTCTGGCCAATCCGCGGAtggcgacgaggcggcgcgccgcgccatGGACGATCCTGAAATTGCGGCAATCATGCAAGATAGCTACATGCAACTAGTGCTGAAGGAGATGCAGAACGATCCCACGCGCATTCAGGAGTATATGAAGGACTCCGGCATCTCAGCGAAGATCAACAAGCTGATTTCGGCGGGCATCATTCGTTTTGGCCAGTAG
- a CDS encoding phosphoribosylpyrophosphate synthetase, which yields MPVSPLCDQLKRIEKAYFYQPGKMTEVHAISGTVSPHMERRDYSRPFCLVSGNGNRPLAEAVALLMGTHTHHTSVTQYSNGEVNVRINECVLGADVYIIQSTTGNEIIDINTALMELLLLIRKMRLSNAKSVTVIAPFFGYARQDRKTSLRGPISASVVAGMIVKMGVNRLASLDLHSNQIQGFFDNISVDNLLMAHEFARYLHDQPWFNVDQMVVVSPDAGGVERAKQLADILQVGRIVTIVKRRIAAGKVDTMQSVGEVAGFTCIIVDDMIDTGGTLVKACELLKELGAVRVMACCTHGILTSPCPERINNCSALEQLVVSDSIPQEEHQKVIPKLTVLTIAPLIAAVIHQYLNEESVSSLFPPSLRDS from the coding sequence ATGCCCGTTTCTCCTCTCTGCGATCAGCTGAAGCGCATAGAGAAGGCGTACTTCTACCAGCCGGGGAAGATGACGGAGGTGCATGCGATAAGTGGCACCGTGAGTCCGCACATGGAGAGGCGCGACTACTCGCGCCCGTTCTGCCTAGTCTCCGGTAACGGGAATCGTCCgctggcagaggcggtggcgctcctGATgggcacccacacccaccacACGTCTGTGACGCAGTACTCTAACGGCGAGGTGAACGTGCGCATCAACGAGTGCGTGCTCGGCGCTGATGTCTACATCATTCAGAGCACGACCGGAAACGAGATCATCGACATTAATACGGCGCTCATggagctgctcctgctgaTCCGCAAGATGCGTCTGAGCAATGCAAAGAGTGTGACTGTCATCGCCCCCTTTTTCGGGTACGCTCGCCAGGACCGAAAGACGAGCCTGCGCGGAcccatctccgcctccgtggTCGCGGGCATGATCGTGAAGATGGGCGTAAACCGTCTGGCTTCTCTGGACCTGCATTCGAACCAGATTCAAGGTTTTTTTGACAACATTTCGGTGGACAACCTGCTCATGGCGCACGAGTTTGCGCGGTACCTGCACGACCAGCCGTGGTTCAACGTCGATCAAATGGTGGTTGTCTCGCCTGATGCGGGGGGTGTGGAGCGGGCAAAGCAGCTGGCCGATATTCTGCAGGTGGGCCGCATCGTCACCATCGTGAAGCGGCGGATTGCGGCTGGAAAGGTGGATACGATGCAGAGCGTGGGTGAGGTGGCTGGCTTCACCTGCATCATCGTAGACGACATGATCGACACCGGCGGCACACTGGTGAAGGCATGTGAGCTTCTGAAGGAACTcggtgcggtgcgcgtgATGGCGTGTTGCACGCACGGCATCCTCACGAGCCCCTGCCCGGAGCGCATCAACAACTGCAGCGCCCTTGAGCAGCTTGTGGTGTCTGACTCCATCCCGCAAGAGGAGCACCAAAAGGTGATCCCCAAGTTGACGGTGCTCACCATTGCGCCTCTTATCGCAGCCGTCATTCACCAGTACTTGAACGAGGAAAGCGTCAgttccctcttccccccatCACTGCGGGACAGCTAA